The Danio rerio strain Tuebingen ecotype United States chromosome 10, GRCz12tu, whole genome shotgun sequence genome contains a region encoding:
- the cryba4 gene encoding beta-crystallin A4 isoform X1, translating into MTHHCTKFSGHWKIIVYDEECFQGRHHEFTSECCNVMEFGFESVRSLRVESGAWVGYEHASYQGHQFVLERGEYPQCDSFGGSNAYHIERMTSFRPISCANHRECRMTIYERENYLGRKGELSDDYPSLQAMGWCNNEVGSLRVQSGAFVCYQFPGYRGYQYIMECDRHCGEYKQFREFGSHSQTPQIQSIRRIQQ; encoded by the exons ATGACTCACCACTGCACCAAGTTTTCTGGCCATTGGAAG ATCATCGTGTATGATGAGGAGTGCTTCCAGGGCCGTCATCATGAGTTCACCTCCGAGTGCTGCAACGTGATGGAGTTTGGCTTCGAGAGCGTGCGTTCACTGAGGGTGGAGAGTGGAGC GTGGGTCGGTTATGAGCACGCTTCTTACCAGGGTCATCAGTTTGTGCTGGAGCGTGGAGAATATCCTCAGTGCGACTCCTTTGGAGGAAGCAATGCTTACCACATCGAGAGAATGACCTCCTTTAGACCAATCTCCTGCGCC AACCACAGGGAGTGCAGAATGACCATCTACGAGAGGGAGAATTACCTGGGCCGTAAAGGCGAGCTGAGCGACGATTATCCTTCCCTTCAGGCTATGGGATGGTGCAACAACGAAGTGGGTTCTCTGCGTGTTCAGTCCGGAGC GTTTGTGTGCTACCAGTTCCCTGGTTACCGTGGATACCAGTACATCATGGAGTGCGACCGCCACTGTGGCGAGTACAAACAATTCCGTGAGTTCGGTTCTCATTCCCAGACTCCTCAGATCCAGTCCATCCGCCGTATCCAGCAGTAA